From Passer domesticus isolate bPasDom1 chromosome 5, bPasDom1.hap1, whole genome shotgun sequence, the proteins below share one genomic window:
- the LOC135300451 gene encoding histone H2B 1/2/3/4/6, with amino-acid sequence MPEPAKSAPAPKKGSKKAVTKTQKKGDKKRKKSRKESYSIYVYKVLKQVHPDTGISSKAMGIMNSFVNDIFERIAGEASRLAHYNKRSTITSREIQTAVRLLLPGELAKHAVSEGTKAVTKYTSSK; translated from the coding sequence ATGCCCGAGCCGGCCAAGTCCGCGCCCGCGCCCAAGAAGGGCTCGAAGAAGGCGGTGACGAAGACGCAGAAGAAGGGCGACAAGAAGCGCAAGAAGAGCCGCAAGGAGAGCTACTCGATCTACGTGTACAAGGTGCTGAAGCAGGTGCACCCCGACACGGGCATCTCGTCCAAGGCCATGGGCATCATGAACTCCTTCGTCAACGACATCTTCGAGCGCATCGCGGGCGAGGCGTCGCGCCTGGCGCACTACAACAAGCGCTCCACCATCACGTCGCGGGAGATCCAGACGGCCGTGCGCCTGCTGCTGCCCGGCGAGCTGGCCAAGCACGCCGTGTCCGAGGGCACCAAGGCGGTCACCAAGTACACCAGCTCCAAGTAG